GGCGGGGAGTCCAGCAGGAACCCGGTCCCCCAGCGCTGCCCGGTGTCGGGCGGGCCGTACCGCTGCTGTCCCCGGACCCGCACCACGGTGGCGTCGGTGACGGAGGCGGGGTCGAGCAGCCGGGGACCGGCCACCTCGGAGACACAGCCGGCGTAGAGCCGGGCCAGCCCGTCGGCCGTACTGAGCGCACCGGCGCCCGGGATGCCGGCCGCCTGGATCGTCGGGTCGTTGAAGCTGACCAGGCCGGCGTCGTCGGCGGGGAAGGCGAAGGCGCCACCCATGGTCAGCGCCCGTCGGGCCACCGGGTCGGGGTCGGCGGCCGGTTCCGCCGGCGGCGGCAGCGTCCAGGCGACCGGATCGGCCCGCGCCCCGGCCGACCCGAGCCAGGTACGCAGGCCGAGCGGGCCGGCGACGGCGTCGCGGAAGAACTCCCCCGGCAGCTGACCGGTGACCCGGTGGACGACCTCACCGACCAACCACCCGTACGTCATCGGGTGGTAGCTGTGCGCGGTACCCGGTGGCCACAGCGGTGCCTGCTCCTCGATCGCCCGTACCACCGTCGGGAAGTCGAGCACCTCGTCGAGGCTCAGGTCCCGGTCGAGGGCGGGCAGCCCCACCTGGTGGGTGAGCAGCCACCGCACCGGGACGCCGTCCTTGCCGCGCTGGCCGAACTCGGGCCAGTAGCGGGTCACCGGCGCGTCGAGGTCCAGCTGTCCCCGCTGCA
Above is a window of Micromonospora yangpuensis DNA encoding:
- a CDS encoding serine hydrolase domain-containing protein; its protein translation is MPTQPAIHGVADERFGPVADVFRDNFASRGEVGAAVCVYLRGRKVVDLYGGLADPRSRRPWTAHTPAVVFSCTKGILAVCAYLLVQRGQLDLDAPVTRYWPEFGQRGKDGVPVRWLLTHQVGLPALDRDLSLDEVLDFPTVVRAIEEQAPLWPPGTAHSYHPMTYGWLVGEVVHRVTGQLPGEFFRDAVAGPLGLRTWLGSAGARADPVAWTLPPPAEPAADPDPVARRALTMGGAFAFPADDAGLVSFNDPTIQAAGIPGAGALSTADGLARLYAGCVSEVAGPRLLDPASVTDATVVRVRGQQRYGPPDTGQRWGTGFLLDSPPARPLLGDRSFGHDGAGGHLAFGDDTYQVGFGYVLNQMGGAADDRANRLTAALRSCLDR